The following proteins come from a genomic window of Dongia rigui:
- a CDS encoding peptidoglycan-binding domain-containing protein encodes MDEVRSQRPGVKVSPADRFSSSMRREEDGARAEAKRLMVSFGVVAAVLAVAVGLTLYIWHDVGAPSDVSDAPSASAQVQQIEKLLADLGFAPGPQDGVMDEATAEAIRSYQQAAGLPEDGAATPALLEELKAVAGQ; translated from the coding sequence ATGGACGAGGTGCGGAGCCAGAGGCCTGGTGTGAAGGTCAGCCCGGCCGATCGCTTTTCGTCCAGCATGCGGCGCGAGGAAGATGGCGCCAGGGCCGAAGCCAAGCGCCTGATGGTGAGCTTTGGGGTCGTGGCCGCGGTGCTCGCTGTCGCCGTTGGACTGACCCTCTATATTTGGCACGACGTCGGCGCCCCGAGCGATGTGAGCGACGCCCCATCGGCCAGCGCCCAGGTGCAACAAATCGAAAAACTGCTCGCCGATCTGGGGTTTGCCCCGGGACCGCAGGATGGCGTCATGGACGAGGCCACCGCCGAGGCCATTCGCAGCTATCAGCAGGCGGCTGGCCTGCCGGAGGACGGTGCGGCGACCCCGGCCCTGCTCGAAGAACTGAAAGCCGTCGCCGGCCAATAA
- a CDS encoding thioesterase family protein, which yields MKLSPDSPIPAPFVSLGQRVLPEWIDGNDHMNVGFYLRAFDQGFDTTYEALGLGYDLIETRGFSTMTVDTHVSYHRELLLDAPLRITCQLVDCDRKRAHWIQAMYHAEEGYLAATAEWLILFIDMSKRKVGSMPDDIFVQMERVKAAHASLALPVPLGRTISISNRRG from the coding sequence ATGAAACTCAGCCCCGATTCCCCGATCCCCGCCCCCTTTGTGAGCCTCGGCCAGAGGGTTCTGCCCGAATGGATCGATGGCAATGACCATATGAATGTGGGCTTTTACCTGCGTGCCTTTGATCAGGGCTTCGACACGACTTATGAGGCGCTTGGTCTCGGCTACGATCTTATCGAAACGCGCGGCTTCTCGACCATGACGGTCGATACGCACGTCTCCTATCACCGCGAACTGTTGCTGGACGCACCGCTGCGCATCACCTGCCAACTGGTCGATTGCGATCGCAAGCGCGCGCATTGGATACAGGCAATGTACCACGCCGAGGAGGGCTATCTGGCGGCGACCGCCGAATGGCTCATCCTCTTCATCGATATGAGCAAACGGAAAGTCGGCAGCATGCCCGACGACATCTTTGTCCAGATGGAGCGGGTGAAGGCGGCGCACGCGTCGTTGGCGCTGCCGGTACCACTCGGACGAACGATCTCGATCAGCAATCGGCGCGGCTGA
- a CDS encoding ABC transporter substrate-binding protein, translating into MKHRLLGAVAAAALVVGFGAAAAQAKTLVYCSEGSPENFNPQINTTGTSFDTAYPIFNRLVEFEPGTTNVKPGLAKSWEVSDDGLTYTFHLQEGVKFHARKDFSPTRDFNADDVITSFNRMWKADDAYAKVSGGAYDYFNDMGMPDLLKSIDKVDDLTVKFTLTKPNAPFIANLAMDFAAIHSKEYMDAMLKAGTPERVDQEPIGTGPFIWQAYEKDARILYKANANYFRGKQPIDKLVFAITPDQAVRTAKLIAGECDIAPYPGPADIEKLKADPNLNVQEQEGLNVGYLALNVKKAPFDNVKVRQAFNMAFDKDAIVKAVYQGAGQPAKNPIPPTIWSYNDAVEPYPYDPEKAKALLAEAGVKDLSIDLWYMPVQRPYNPDAKKVAELMQADLAKIGVTAELKTYEWGEYRKRLQAGEHQTGMLGWTGDNGDPDNFMGVLLSCGSAREGGQNIAKWCNEDFTKLIDEAAATADVAKRTELYKQAQVIFHDQAPWVPIAHSVVYMPMSKKVKGYKIHPLGTHIFEGVDIDE; encoded by the coding sequence ATGAAACATCGCCTGCTTGGGGCCGTCGCGGCCGCAGCGCTTGTCGTTGGCTTCGGCGCCGCCGCGGCGCAAGCCAAGACACTCGTCTATTGCTCGGAAGGTAGCCCCGAGAACTTCAACCCGCAGATCAACACCACCGGCACCAGCTTCGATACGGCTTACCCGATCTTCAATCGTCTGGTCGAATTCGAACCCGGCACCACCAACGTCAAGCCGGGCCTCGCCAAGTCCTGGGAAGTGTCGGATGACGGCTTGACCTACACCTTCCACCTGCAAGAAGGTGTCAAGTTCCACGCCCGCAAGGATTTCTCGCCGACGCGTGATTTCAACGCGGACGATGTGATCACCTCCTTCAACCGCATGTGGAAAGCGGATGACGCGTATGCCAAGGTTTCCGGCGGCGCCTATGACTACTTCAACGACATGGGCATGCCGGACCTCCTCAAGTCGATCGACAAGGTCGACGATCTGACGGTGAAGTTCACGCTGACCAAGCCCAACGCGCCCTTCATTGCCAATCTGGCGATGGACTTCGCTGCCATTCATTCCAAGGAATACATGGACGCGATGCTGAAGGCCGGCACGCCCGAACGCGTCGACCAGGAACCGATCGGCACCGGGCCGTTCATCTGGCAAGCCTATGAAAAGGACGCCCGCATCCTTTACAAGGCCAACGCCAACTACTTCCGCGGCAAGCAGCCGATCGACAAGCTGGTCTTCGCCATCACCCCGGACCAGGCCGTCCGTACCGCCAAGCTGATCGCCGGCGAGTGCGACATTGCGCCTTATCCGGGTCCGGCCGACATCGAGAAGCTGAAGGCCGATCCGAACCTCAACGTTCAGGAACAGGAAGGCCTCAATGTCGGCTACCTCGCCCTCAATGTGAAGAAGGCGCCGTTCGACAATGTGAAGGTCCGCCAGGCTTTCAACATGGCGTTCGACAAGGACGCGATCGTGAAGGCGGTCTATCAGGGCGCCGGCCAGCCGGCGAAGAACCCGATTCCGCCGACCATCTGGTCGTATAACGATGCGGTCGAGCCTTATCCGTATGATCCGGAAAAGGCCAAGGCCCTCCTCGCCGAAGCCGGCGTGAAGGACCTCTCGATCGACCTCTGGTACATGCCGGTGCAGCGTCCCTACAACCCGGACGCCAAGAAAGTGGCCGAGTTGATGCAGGCGGATCTCGCCAAGATCGGCGTCACGGCCGAGCTCAAGACCTACGAGTGGGGCGAGTATCGCAAGCGTCTGCAGGCGGGCGAGCACCAGACGGGTATGCTGGGCTGGACCGGCGACAACGGCGATCCCGACAACTTCATGGGCGTGCTGCTTTCTTGCGGCTCGGCGCGTGAAGGCGGTCAGAACATCGCCAAGTGGTGCAACGAAGACTTCACCAAGCTGATCGACGAAGCGGCGGCGACCGCCGATGTCGCCAAGCGCACCGAGCTTTACAAGCAGGCGCAGGTGATCTTCCACGATCAGGCCCCCTGGGTTCCGATCGCCCACTCGGTCGTCTACATGCCGATGAGCAAGAAGGTTAAGGGTTACAAGATCCACCCGCTGGGCACCCATATCTTCGAAGGCGTCGATATCGACGAATAA
- a CDS encoding ABC transporter permease subunit, whose product MIRFLLTRASLVIPTFLGIVFLAFILIRLVPGDPVEVRVGERGISPERHAQLLHDMGLDRPFYVQFFDYVGGVLQGDLGISVVTHRPVLDEFFTLFPATLELSFFAIMLAITIGLPAGVIAAMKRGSAVDYTIMGVSLTGYSMPIFWWGLLLILTFSVSLGWTPVSGRIGNDFFFEGTSGFMIYDAIMSGEEGAVKSALSHLILPTIVLGTIPLAVIARMTRSAMLEVLGEDYIRTARAKGLSAWRVVGVHALRNALIPVVTVIGLQVGTLMAGAILTETTFSWPGIGKWLVESINRRDYPALQGGVLLIATLVMTINLGVDLLYGLINPRIRHKR is encoded by the coding sequence ATGATCCGTTTTCTGCTGACCCGCGCCAGTCTCGTCATTCCGACCTTCCTCGGAATCGTCTTCCTGGCCTTCATCCTGATCCGCCTGGTCCCGGGCGACCCGGTCGAAGTACGCGTCGGCGAACGCGGCATCTCTCCTGAGCGCCACGCGCAGCTGCTCCACGACATGGGCCTCGACCGGCCGTTCTACGTACAGTTCTTCGATTATGTGGGCGGCGTTCTTCAGGGCGATCTCGGCATCTCTGTCGTCACGCACCGCCCGGTTCTGGACGAATTTTTCACGCTCTTCCCAGCCACCCTGGAACTTTCATTCTTCGCCATCATGCTCGCCATCACGATCGGCCTTCCAGCCGGGGTGATCGCCGCGATGAAGCGCGGCTCCGCCGTCGACTACACCATCATGGGCGTATCCCTTACCGGCTATTCCATGCCGATCTTCTGGTGGGGCCTGCTGCTCATTCTGACCTTCTCGGTGAGCCTTGGCTGGACACCCGTCTCCGGCCGTATCGGCAACGACTTCTTCTTCGAAGGCACCTCCGGCTTCATGATCTATGACGCGATCATGAGCGGGGAGGAAGGCGCCGTGAAATCCGCCCTTTCGCATCTCATCCTGCCGACCATCGTACTCGGTACCATTCCGCTGGCCGTGATCGCGCGCATGACGCGCTCCGCGATGCTGGAAGTGCTGGGCGAAGACTATATCCGCACCGCCCGCGCCAAGGGCCTGTCTGCCTGGCGTGTGGTCGGTGTACACGCGCTCCGCAACGCGCTCATCCCCGTCGTCACGGTCATCGGCCTACAGGTCGGCACGCTGATGGCGGGTGCTATCCTGACAGAGACCACCTTCTCCTGGCCGGGCATCGGCAAGTGGCTGGTCGAAAGCATCAACCGCCGCGACTACCCCGCCCTGCAAGGCGGCGTGCTCCTGATCGCCACCCTCGTCATGACGATCAATCTCGGGGTCGATCTGCTCTATGGGCTGATCAATCCGCGCATCCGTCATAAGCGTTGA
- a CDS encoding ABC transporter permease subunit, translated as MSQSAATPADKAAQKAVDAPHLISPTREVWLSLRANRGAMAGLAVLVVLVFVAVFADIVAPHSPIEQFRENFLQPPAWAEGGSWAFPLGTDDVGRDVLSRLIFGARLSLIIGTIVVTLSLALGIGFGLFAGFYRGPVDIGIMRLMDIVMAVPSLLLSIVIVAILGPSLLNAMIAVAITYVPHYARLTRAAVITELSKEYVTASRVAGASTTRLMLDTVLPNCMAPLIIQATLSFSTAILDAAALGFLGLGAQAPTPEWGTMLADSLKFLQRAPWVVTFPGLAILITVLAINVMGDGLRDALDPKLKRS; from the coding sequence ATGTCTCAATCCGCCGCCACCCCAGCCGACAAAGCCGCCCAGAAGGCAGTTGATGCTCCCCATCTCATTTCGCCGACCCGCGAAGTGTGGCTGTCGCTGCGCGCCAACCGCGGTGCCATGGCCGGCCTTGCCGTCCTGGTCGTGCTGGTATTCGTCGCCGTCTTCGCCGATATCGTCGCCCCGCACAGCCCGATCGAGCAGTTCCGCGAGAACTTCCTGCAGCCGCCGGCCTGGGCCGAGGGCGGATCCTGGGCGTTTCCGCTCGGAACCGACGACGTCGGCCGAGACGTGCTCTCGCGCCTCATTTTCGGTGCGCGCCTGTCACTTATCATCGGCACCATTGTTGTGACCTTGTCGCTGGCACTTGGCATCGGCTTCGGCCTCTTTGCCGGCTTCTACCGCGGCCCGGTCGATATCGGCATCATGCGCCTTATGGACATTGTGATGGCCGTCCCCAGCCTACTGCTGTCGATTGTGATCGTCGCGATCCTAGGCCCAAGCCTCCTCAACGCGATGATCGCCGTCGCCATCACCTATGTGCCGCATTACGCGCGCCTCACGCGCGCCGCCGTCATCACCGAACTCTCCAAGGAATATGTGACGGCATCCCGCGTCGCTGGTGCGTCGACCACACGCCTGATGCTGGATACCGTGCTGCCCAATTGCATGGCGCCGCTCATTATCCAGGCGACGCTCTCCTTCTCGACCGCGATCCTCGATGCAGCAGCGCTCGGCTTCCTGGGGTTGGGCGCCCAGGCGCCGACACCGGAATGGGGCACCATGCTGGCCGACAGCCTGAAGTTCCTGCAGCGGGCACCCTGGGTCGTGACCTTCCCGGGCCTTGCCATTCTCATCACCGTGCTGGCCATCAATGTCATGGGCGACGGGCTGCGCGATGCCCTCGACCCCAAGCTGAAGAGGTCGTGA
- a CDS encoding ABC transporter ATP-binding protein: MALLDIQNLVVEFQTATGWFRAVDGITLSVHEREVLAIVGESGSGKSVSMLAVMGLLPWTAKVTADRMTFAGQDLLKITPAERRRIIGKDVAMIFQEPVASLNPCFTVGFQIEETLRLHLKMDRKARRARAIELLTQVGIPDPAARLAAYPHQMSGGQCQRVMIAMALSCNPKLLIADEPTTALDVTIQNQILELLMRLQAEHGMGLIMITHNMGVVAETADRVIVQYKGRKMEEADVLSLFENPQSNYTRALLSALPENAVGDRLPTIAGLMEEFTPAPALASGETR, translated from the coding sequence ATGGCCCTCCTCGACATCCAGAACCTCGTCGTCGAGTTCCAGACCGCGACCGGCTGGTTCCGTGCCGTCGACGGCATCACGCTCAGCGTCCATGAGCGCGAGGTCTTGGCGATCGTCGGCGAAAGCGGCTCTGGCAAATCCGTTTCGATGCTGGCTGTGATGGGCCTGCTGCCCTGGACCGCCAAGGTGACGGCAGACCGCATGACCTTTGCCGGCCAAGACTTGCTGAAGATCACGCCGGCCGAGCGGCGCCGGATCATCGGCAAGGACGTGGCGATGATCTTCCAGGAACCCGTTGCCAGCCTCAACCCGTGTTTCACCGTCGGTTTCCAGATCGAGGAGACGCTGCGGCTGCACCTGAAGATGGACCGCAAGGCACGCCGTGCCCGTGCCATCGAATTGCTGACGCAGGTCGGCATTCCGGATCCGGCGGCGCGACTTGCCGCCTACCCGCACCAGATGTCAGGCGGCCAGTGTCAGCGCGTGATGATCGCGATGGCGCTCTCCTGCAACCCCAAGCTCCTCATCGCCGACGAACCGACGACGGCACTCGACGTCACGATCCAGAACCAGATCCTCGAACTGCTCATGCGCCTGCAGGCCGAGCATGGCATGGGCCTCATCATGATCACCCACAATATGGGTGTCGTCGCCGAGACGGCCGACCGCGTCATCGTCCAGTATAAGGGCCGCAAGATGGAAGAAGCCGACGTGCTGTCGCTCTTCGAGAACCCGCAGAGCAACTACACCCGAGCCCTCCTCTCCGCCTTGCCCGAAAATGCCGTCGGCGACCGCCTGCCGACCATCGCCGGGTTGATGGAGGAATTCACGCCCGCCCCCGCTCTTGCCTCGGGAGAAACGCGATGA
- a CDS encoding dipeptide ABC transporter ATP-binding protein — protein sequence MSDVILAARDLKREYRLGGGLFSPARTIHAVKGVSFDVERGKTLAVVGESGCGKSTLARMITMIESPTGGEFMIDGVKIDMVKDGITPELRRKVQIVFQNPYGSLNPRKKVGDVLGEPLLINTSMSKSERDDRAAEMLKKVGLQAEHFNRYPHMFSGGQRQRIAIARALMLNPKLLVLDEPVSALDLSVQAQVLNLLADLQDEFNLTYVFISHDLSVVRYIADEVMVMYFGEAVEYGTRDAVFGNPQHAYTKTLFAATPRADVASIKARLARRAA from the coding sequence ATGAGCGACGTCATCCTCGCAGCACGGGATCTGAAGCGCGAATACCGCTTGGGCGGCGGCCTGTTCTCTCCCGCCCGCACGATTCATGCGGTGAAGGGCGTCAGCTTCGACGTCGAACGTGGCAAGACTCTGGCCGTCGTCGGTGAGAGCGGCTGCGGCAAGTCCACCCTCGCCCGCATGATCACCATGATCGAATCGCCCACGGGTGGCGAATTCATGATCGATGGTGTGAAGATCGACATGGTCAAGGACGGCATCACGCCAGAGTTGCGACGTAAAGTTCAGATCGTCTTTCAGAACCCCTACGGTTCCCTCAACCCGCGCAAGAAGGTGGGCGATGTGCTGGGCGAGCCGCTCCTCATCAACACCAGCATGTCCAAATCCGAGCGCGACGACCGGGCGGCGGAAATGCTCAAAAAAGTCGGCCTGCAGGCGGAGCATTTCAACCGCTACCCGCACATGTTCTCCGGTGGGCAGCGACAGCGCATCGCGATTGCCCGCGCGCTCATGCTCAATCCCAAGCTGCTGGTCCTCGACGAGCCAGTCTCAGCGCTCGATCTCTCGGTCCAGGCCCAGGTCCTGAACCTGCTGGCCGACCTCCAGGACGAGTTCAACCTCACCTATGTCTTCATCAGCCACGACCTGTCGGTGGTGCGTTACATCGCCGACGAGGTGATGGTGATGTATTTCGGCGAGGCAGTGGAATACGGCACCCGCGATGCGGTCTTTGGAAACCCGCAACACGCCTATACCAAGACCCTCTTTGCGGCGACGCCCCGCGCCGACGTCGCCTCGATCAAGGCTCGGCTGGCGCGGCGGGCGGCTTAG
- a CDS encoding MlaA family lipoprotein, whose product MFKVMNFTKTTLAVTSVALGLLASGCATPPDPSDEAAVQAFNEANDPLEPMNRYFFEVNHGLDELLVKPFAGYYNIALPDPAKDGIRNFLRNLHAPVILANDLFQGEGGRAGTTASRFLINSTLGIGGILDAASWFGINYHDEDFGQTLAVWGSGEGIYLHLPLLGPSNPRDVGGKLVDYVLDPLTWVGYVYNVSWINTTRFAVEGIDTRARNLETIAELQKGSVDFYATIRSLYRQHRNDAIKNGEDPDAAVSKVTSEEMIPEDGAELPSVLLQPQPSAATQVPAGGDQLSEAN is encoded by the coding sequence ATGTTTAAGGTCATGAATTTCACCAAGACGACGCTGGCTGTCACATCCGTGGCCCTCGGTTTGCTGGCCAGTGGCTGCGCCACGCCGCCCGATCCCAGCGACGAAGCCGCCGTCCAGGCGTTCAACGAAGCCAACGATCCGTTGGAGCCGATGAACCGCTACTTCTTCGAAGTGAACCACGGGCTCGACGAATTGCTCGTGAAGCCGTTTGCCGGCTACTACAACATTGCGCTGCCCGATCCGGCCAAGGACGGCATTCGCAATTTCCTGCGCAACCTGCATGCGCCGGTCATTCTGGCGAACGACCTGTTCCAGGGTGAAGGTGGCCGCGCCGGCACGACCGCGTCGCGCTTCCTCATCAACTCGACGCTGGGCATCGGCGGCATTCTCGATGCAGCCAGCTGGTTCGGCATCAACTACCACGACGAAGACTTCGGCCAGACGCTCGCGGTCTGGGGCTCGGGCGAGGGCATCTATCTGCACCTGCCGCTCCTCGGCCCATCGAATCCGCGCGACGTCGGCGGCAAGCTGGTCGATTACGTGCTCGATCCGCTCACCTGGGTCGGCTACGTCTATAATGTCTCGTGGATCAACACGACCCGCTTTGCGGTCGAGGGCATCGACACCCGCGCCCGCAATCTCGAGACAATCGCCGAACTGCAAAAGGGCTCGGTCGATTTCTATGCGACCATCCGCAGCCTCTATCGCCAGCACCGCAACGACGCCATCAAGAATGGCGAAGATCCGGATGCGGCGGTCAGCAAGGTCACCTCGGAAGAGATGATCCCGGAAGACGGCGCAGAACTCCCCAGCGTCCTGCTGCAGCCGCAACCCTCTGCCGCGACCCAGGTCCCGGCCGGTGGCGACCAGCTCTCGGAGGCCAACTGA
- a CDS encoding MlaC/ttg2D family ABC transporter substrate-binding protein produces MLTRRTFMAAAAFAAAVSVSAPSAFADQAELEAFIQSLSQKAITELSSATSDKARAEKLLPILQQFFDMPKLAKHTLGLYWKRATPEEQSAYVDVFTQYMSAVYGKRFAEYSGQSLAIQKVRETGDVSTVFTIVKGAEGEPRVDWDVSTAGGNKMITDVRVEGLSLAETHRQEFSSVISSNGGKVSALIDILKKKVGSL; encoded by the coding sequence ATGCTGACGCGTAGGACTTTCATGGCGGCGGCGGCATTTGCCGCCGCCGTTTCCGTTTCCGCCCCGTCGGCGTTTGCCGACCAGGCTGAACTCGAAGCGTTCATCCAGTCGCTGTCGCAGAAGGCGATCACCGAGCTTTCCTCGGCGACCAGCGACAAAGCACGCGCGGAAAAACTGCTGCCGATCCTGCAGCAGTTCTTCGACATGCCAAAGCTCGCCAAGCATACGCTGGGCCTCTATTGGAAACGCGCAACGCCGGAAGAGCAGTCGGCCTATGTCGATGTCTTTACCCAGTATATGAGTGCCGTCTACGGCAAGCGCTTCGCTGAATATTCCGGCCAGTCGCTGGCCATACAGAAGGTGCGGGAGACGGGTGATGTTTCAACCGTCTTCACCATCGTCAAGGGCGCCGAAGGCGAGCCGCGCGTCGATTGGGACGTCTCCACCGCCGGCGGCAACAAGATGATCACCGACGTGCGCGTCGAGGGCCTGAGCCTTGCCGAAACGCACCGCCAGGAATTCTCCTCGGTCATCAGTTCGAACGGCGGCAAGGTTTCCGCCCTCATCGATATCCTGAAGAAGAAGGTCGGCTCGCTCTAA
- a CDS encoding NAD(P)/FAD-dependent oxidoreductase — MADRPHVIVVGAGIIGASIAWHLARDGAKVTIIEADQPGGIATRHSWAWLNASWGNPEPYFRLRIRAMAEWKRLAKEVPAIRLHWLGGLIYDLPPGELDAYATQHSTWGYGIRRVTADEISRMEPALKAPPAMALHVAEEGALEPLATAQALLAAAVGLGAELQHASVTGIDMAAGNIVGIVTAQRRIAADQVVVAAGTATTALAATAGVNVPTSAPPGLLVATKPTTTRLNGLVMAPDMHVRQLEDGRLLAGAHFGGSDPGSDAAGTARTVFTGLQAMLTGGDTLAFDRYQIGHRPMPADGFPIVGPAPDRPGLYLAVTHSGITLAPAIGLFAAAEILGRQRDPLLAPYGPGRFGISR, encoded by the coding sequence ATGGCAGATCGGCCGCATGTGATCGTGGTGGGCGCCGGCATCATCGGCGCATCGATCGCCTGGCATCTGGCGCGCGACGGCGCCAAGGTCACCATTATCGAGGCCGACCAGCCGGGCGGCATTGCCACGCGTCATTCCTGGGCCTGGCTCAATGCCAGTTGGGGCAATCCGGAACCCTATTTCCGCCTGCGCATCCGCGCCATGGCGGAATGGAAGCGCCTCGCCAAAGAAGTCCCAGCCATCCGCCTGCATTGGCTGGGCGGCCTGATCTACGACCTGCCGCCAGGCGAACTCGACGCCTATGCCACCCAGCATAGCACCTGGGGTTATGGCATCCGCCGCGTGACCGCCGACGAGATCAGCCGCATGGAGCCGGCGCTGAAGGCACCTCCAGCCATGGCGCTGCATGTTGCGGAAGAAGGCGCGCTTGAGCCGCTCGCCACGGCCCAGGCATTGCTTGCCGCCGCCGTGGGCCTCGGTGCCGAGTTGCAACACGCCTCCGTCACCGGCATCGATATGGCGGCCGGCAACATCGTCGGAATCGTCACGGCACAGCGTCGCATCGCCGCCGATCAGGTGGTGGTTGCCGCGGGCACCGCGACGACGGCTTTGGCGGCCACCGCCGGTGTCAATGTGCCGACCTCGGCCCCGCCCGGCTTGCTCGTGGCGACCAAGCCGACGACGACGCGATTGAACGGCCTGGTGATGGCGCCGGACATGCATGTGCGGCAATTGGAGGATGGGCGCCTGCTCGCTGGCGCCCATTTTGGCGGATCGGATCCCGGCAGCGATGCGGCGGGGACGGCGCGCACGGTCTTCACCGGCCTGCAGGCAATGCTGACGGGCGGTGACACCCTCGCCTTCGACCGCTATCAGATCGGCCACCGGCCGATGCCGGCAGATGGCTTCCCCATTGTCGGCCCGGCGCCGGATCGGCCCGGTCTATACCTCGCCGTGACCCATTCCGGCATCACGCTCGCCCCGGCGATCGGCCTCTTTGCTGCCGCCGAAATCCTGGGCCGCCAGCGCGATCCGCTGCTCGCCCCCTATGGACCGGGGCGTTTTGGGATCAGCCGATAA
- a CDS encoding MarR family winged helix-turn-helix transcriptional regulator, translating to MTNQLMRGRRLAQTPPSESAEGETSFTTTLFVRDHCLCLHVQRAARALARRFDDALRPLDLTNGQFSLLMSLNRPQPAGMGSVAQLLAMDRTTLTAALKPLERRGLLKVSVDLADKRGRLLTLTPAGRKLLAKAVPIWKSHHAAIESGLGDPDRLRRDLTILS from the coding sequence ATGACAAATCAGCTTATGCGTGGCCGGCGCCTCGCGCAGACGCCTCCCAGTGAAAGCGCCGAGGGCGAGACAAGTTTCACGACGACACTGTTCGTGCGCGATCATTGCCTGTGCCTGCACGTGCAGCGCGCGGCCCGTGCCCTGGCCCGGCGGTTCGACGATGCCCTGCGGCCGCTCGACCTTACCAATGGCCAGTTCTCGCTGCTGATGTCGCTCAATCGGCCGCAGCCGGCGGGGATGGGGTCGGTAGCGCAGCTCCTCGCCATGGACCGCACCACCCTGACGGCCGCCCTGAAGCCGCTGGAAAGGCGTGGTCTGCTCAAGGTCAGCGTCGACCTCGCCGACAAGCGCGGACGGCTGCTGACGCTGACGCCCGCCGGACGCAAACTGCTGGCCAAGGCCGTGCCGATCTGGAAATCGCATCACGCGGCGATCGAATCGGGTCTCGGTGACCCGGATCGCCTGCGGCGGGACCTGACCATCCTGTCCTGA